CATGCGGAAGTCGCCGTACGGGCGCGCCGGGGCGGCGGCGTTGAAGTACGGACTCGCATGGCCGGCGGCGCAGGTGCTGGCGCATTGCCCGGCGTCGAAGCCGAGTGTGTAGGCGCCGGTGATGGCGTTGCATTCGACCCGGTAGGGCGCGGTCCAGACCATCAGCACCGCTTGTATCTGCGGCCCCAGGCGCGCGTCGATCTGTTCCTTCAGGCGGGCGAAGCGCTGCGCGTCGAGTTCGTGCGGCTTGCCGGGAATGCGTACGTGGACCACGTTGGCGACGGGGATGGCGCGCCGGCGGCGGTAGTACTCCCCCACCGCGACGCTGTTCGGCTCGGCATCGTTGACGACGAGCGCCAGCTGCGCCGGCTGCAGGCCGGGACCGGCGACGGCGATCGGCGTGGAATACAGGACGAGCAGCATGGCGGACAGGCGGCGCAGGCAGGTCGGCAAACGGGTCGGCGGATGGGGCGTCATGGGCTCGGCGGTGGACGGAGCGGGATCGGAAGCGGCGCAACGGGAGCAAGTGCGCGAGTGCGCCTCGAACCCATCTTGCCACAAGCGGCCCTTGCCGTAACCCGCCGGCCGCACGGGCCGCTACGCCCTGCATGTGCGCTTGCGGCCCGTCAGGCCGAACCAGCCCAGCGCGCCGATGCCGAGCAACAGCATCGCGTCGCCGCCCGGCTCCGGCACCGGCGAGATCGCGAAGATTTCCATCGCGTCGATGCGCACGGTCTGGCCGCGCAGGCTGCGGTCGACGATGCTGGCGCTCTCGTCGGCCGGGTTGCCGTAGCTGAGCTGCCAGGACAGCGCGGTATCCAGGCGGTCGTTGACGAACAGGTCGGGACCGGAACCGAACACCGGGCCGAAGTCGGTGTCGTTGAAGGTCTGGCGCCGGCCCTGGCTGGGCAGGATGTAGGTAGACGGGATCTGGCGGTACACCGCCGGCCGGGTGAAGTTGAACAGGAAGGCGGTGCGCTGCCAGTCGCGCTCGGTCTCGTGCCAGC
The genomic region above belongs to Massilia forsythiae and contains:
- a CDS encoding PEP_CTERM-anchored TLD domain-containing protein, yielding MKTIIAALGMAAGAMAAAPAVAGDVTGGSALLDDGRQAQLERWLGAGEFNLDNVYTLRAGDTSADFHAGADGKGATFTLLEVTNAAGAQYLVGGYNPQSWASDEGWHETERDWQRTAFLFNFTRPAVYRQIPSTYILPSQGRRQTFNDTDFGPVFGSGPDLFVNDRLDTALSWQLSYGNPADESASIVDRSLRGQTVRIDAMEIFAISPVPEPGGDAMLLLGIGALGWFGLTGRKRTCRA